Proteins encoded within one genomic window of Legionella sp. PC997:
- a CDS encoding YdgA family protein, whose protein sequence is MKKWPVFILSLVVLILIAYYFIGFAIKSTLSKNINSMPKTSAFSVHLNKYHRGWFSSQAVLTLKMYIPAQSTTDKDGATKTEPPVDLNMDIPILIKHGPFLTTPNGIRFGLGLITTQPETHYEAFINYLNKTVFRYTLPSFSLQGKIGQNEGDFQFDWQGLTSLMCVSSNLDHIDGNLRLLGLNGKASNPANNQSNVVFKISEITYDYKFKRHQEWLWLGQTRFNIPAIAVNLAGAKNFELNGFDFSASSYTSNDVLNVDLRLSLQKLFTNNQNYGPGILHLNFRNLDPDIVAKINQQEFNIIQKNSDPNLVSLAFATELPKLVAKGAVLELSEMSLSLPDGKIIGNFKLSVPKSDGNDLAQVMQKMQGEGYFKAPRTTVKALMTASIKSDLTNNSQANPETQVTSSGSTNPTQILSNPDNEAANKAEKILQDLVNKGVLKIEGNDYVLTFKLENQKMIINGQPFTPDMLK, encoded by the coding sequence ATGAAAAAATGGCCTGTATTTATCCTATCTTTGGTGGTGCTTATCCTCATAGCTTACTATTTCATTGGTTTCGCAATCAAAAGCACTCTAAGTAAAAATATAAACTCAATGCCTAAAACCTCCGCATTTAGTGTCCACCTTAATAAATACCATCGTGGCTGGTTTTCTTCTCAAGCGGTATTAACACTTAAGATGTATATCCCAGCTCAAAGTACAACTGATAAAGATGGGGCTACTAAAACAGAGCCGCCGGTTGATTTAAATATGGATATACCTATCCTCATCAAACATGGACCTTTTTTAACAACACCTAATGGCATACGTTTTGGATTAGGTCTCATTACAACGCAACCTGAAACTCATTATGAAGCTTTTATAAATTACCTGAATAAAACAGTGTTCAGATATACGCTTCCTTCTTTTTCCCTACAAGGTAAGATTGGACAAAATGAGGGAGATTTTCAGTTCGACTGGCAAGGTTTAACCTCTTTGATGTGCGTTTCTTCTAATCTTGATCATATCGATGGAAACTTAAGACTATTAGGATTGAACGGGAAAGCCAGTAATCCTGCGAACAATCAAAGTAATGTTGTTTTTAAGATTAGCGAAATCACTTATGATTATAAATTTAAAAGACACCAAGAATGGTTATGGCTTGGCCAAACACGTTTTAACATTCCTGCTATTGCAGTGAATCTAGCTGGTGCAAAAAACTTTGAGCTTAATGGATTTGATTTCTCAGCAAGCTCTTACACAAGTAATGATGTACTGAACGTCGACCTTAGACTGTCGTTGCAAAAATTATTTACTAATAATCAGAATTATGGGCCAGGCATTTTACACTTGAATTTTAGGAATCTGGATCCAGACATTGTAGCGAAAATTAATCAACAAGAATTTAATATAATTCAGAAGAATAGCGACCCTAATCTGGTTTCACTAGCATTCGCAACGGAATTACCTAAACTCGTTGCCAAAGGGGCCGTATTAGAACTTTCTGAGATGTCCTTGAGTTTACCAGATGGGAAAATTATAGGTAATTTTAAATTATCCGTACCTAAAAGTGATGGTAATGACCTAGCTCAAGTAATGCAAAAGATGCAAGGTGAGGGTTATTTTAAGGCACCTAGAACTACAGTAAAAGCACTGATGACCGCATCAATTAAAAGTGATCTCACCAACAATTCCCAAGCCAATCCTGAGACCCAAGTAACGTCATCTGGCTCAACAAACCCAACACAAATCTTGTCTAATCCTGACAATGAAGCAGCAAATAAGGCAGAAAAAATACTCCAAGATCTTGTTAACAAAGGTGTTTTAAAGATTGAGGGAAACGATTATGTATTGACCTTTAAACTAGAAAATCAAAAGATGATTATAAATGGTCAGCCATTCACTCCCGATATGTTGAAATAA
- the argE gene encoding acetylornithine deacetylase has protein sequence MNTLDWLTKLIAFDTTSRNSNLSLIETLANALNDYHINPILIHDNKGLKANLLATLPDRHGHLDGGLILSGHTDVVPVDGQSWDSHPFQATLKNEKIYGRGACDMKGFIAVVMTLIPQLRALNLDFPIHFAFSYDEEIGCLGAPSLIEKMTHLNYKPKACIVGEPTSMQPVIGHKGIQCYRCQIHGVAAHSSLTPQGCNAIEHAASFITYLRHMADQFKTQGHHDTTYDVPYTTISTNLIQGGNAYNTIPSLCEFVFEIRNLVADNPEQLYQQIMNYLNAQLIPALHKDQVSAHLSLETLAKAPGLDTPLSEPVVRVAQAICKTEEQLKVAYATEAGLFQQAKIPTIVCGPGSIEQAHRANEFVELEQLNRCEQFILKLVQSPFLRRSV, from the coding sequence ATGAATACTCTGGATTGGCTAACAAAACTTATCGCTTTTGATACGACCTCACGCAATTCCAATTTATCCCTAATAGAAACGCTAGCTAATGCATTAAATGATTATCATATTAATCCCATTTTAATTCATGACAATAAAGGTCTTAAAGCAAATTTACTTGCAACCCTCCCTGATCGGCATGGTCACCTCGATGGGGGTCTTATTTTGTCTGGCCATACCGACGTAGTACCCGTGGATGGACAATCATGGGATAGCCACCCATTTCAAGCAACGCTCAAAAACGAGAAAATATATGGTAGGGGAGCGTGTGATATGAAAGGATTCATTGCTGTAGTTATGACTCTCATTCCACAGTTGAGGGCGCTTAATCTCGATTTTCCCATACACTTCGCTTTTTCTTACGATGAAGAAATTGGTTGTCTTGGCGCGCCAAGCCTTATTGAGAAAATGACTCATTTAAATTATAAACCCAAAGCATGTATCGTAGGTGAACCAACCTCAATGCAACCGGTGATCGGGCATAAAGGCATACAATGCTATCGCTGCCAAATTCACGGAGTGGCGGCCCACTCTTCACTCACCCCTCAGGGATGTAATGCGATAGAACATGCTGCATCATTCATTACTTATCTTCGCCATATGGCGGATCAGTTCAAAACTCAAGGACATCATGATACCACTTACGATGTACCCTACACTACAATTTCCACCAACCTCATTCAGGGTGGAAATGCTTATAATACAATTCCCAGCCTGTGTGAATTTGTTTTTGAAATTAGAAACTTAGTGGCAGATAACCCAGAACAACTATATCAACAAATCATGAATTACCTAAATGCCCAACTAATTCCTGCTCTACATAAAGATCAAGTGAGCGCACATCTGAGTCTAGAAACACTCGCTAAAGCACCAGGACTGGATACACCCTTATCGGAACCTGTTGTGCGTGTTGCCCAGGCCATTTGTAAGACCGAAGAACAATTAAAAGTCGCTTATGCTACAGAAGCAGGATTATTTCAACAAGCAAAAATACCCACGATTGTTTGTGGCCCCGGTAGTATTGAACAAGCACATCGTGCTAATGAATTCGTGGAACTGGAACAATTAAATCGATGTGAACAATTTATTCTCAAACTGGTACAATCACCTTTTCTTAGACGCTCTGTATAA
- a CDS encoding alcohol dehydrogenase, which produces MKRMIAVQVNQSGEWETVEKNLVKPEANQVRIKVEACGVCHSDLFVKENLWPDLQLPRIPGHEIAGIIDEIGPNCTKWKPGQRVGVGWAGARCGQCLPCRHGDFILCEHHQITGLHYDGGYAQYMIAPVEALASIPDELSFAEAAPLMCAGITTFNALRHSVARAGDLVAIQGVGGLGHLAIQFANKIGFKTVALSSGADKETLAKKLGAHIYLNSDEQDVVLELQKLGGARVILATAPSGKSITPLINALGNKGELIIVGASNDPIEVISTQLIGNNRSIKGWPSGSAIDIEETLQFCALTGIRPMIQTYSLAQAEKAFNDMMSNKARFRSVIVMQ; this is translated from the coding sequence ATGAAAAGAATGATCGCAGTTCAGGTGAATCAATCTGGAGAATGGGAAACTGTTGAAAAAAACTTAGTAAAGCCGGAAGCAAATCAAGTACGTATTAAAGTTGAAGCATGTGGGGTATGCCATTCAGATCTATTTGTGAAAGAAAATTTATGGCCGGATCTTCAATTACCTAGAATTCCAGGGCATGAAATAGCTGGGATAATCGACGAAATTGGGCCGAATTGCACCAAATGGAAACCAGGCCAAAGGGTTGGCGTCGGTTGGGCTGGAGCACGTTGTGGACAATGTCTCCCTTGTCGACATGGTGATTTTATTCTCTGTGAACATCATCAGATTACCGGATTACATTATGATGGTGGCTATGCACAATATATGATAGCTCCTGTGGAAGCCCTGGCATCGATTCCCGATGAGCTTTCTTTTGCTGAAGCGGCACCATTAATGTGTGCAGGGATAACAACATTTAATGCACTGCGACATAGCGTTGCTCGTGCGGGTGATTTAGTGGCAATACAAGGAGTAGGGGGCCTTGGGCACCTAGCAATTCAATTTGCTAATAAAATAGGATTTAAAACAGTTGCTCTTTCTTCAGGTGCTGACAAAGAAACACTTGCTAAAAAGTTAGGTGCTCATATTTATTTAAATTCTGATGAGCAAGATGTCGTTCTCGAGTTACAAAAATTAGGCGGTGCTCGAGTTATTCTGGCTACTGCTCCTAGTGGAAAATCAATTACTCCTTTAATTAATGCTTTAGGAAATAAAGGAGAGCTTATTATTGTGGGAGCCTCTAATGATCCAATTGAAGTTATTTCAACTCAGCTTATTGGTAATAATCGATCGATTAAAGGCTGGCCATCTGGTAGTGCAATAGATATAGAAGAAACATTACAGTTTTGTGCATTGACCGGAATTCGTCCCATGATTCAAACATATTCACTTGCACAAGCGGAAAAAGCTTTTAACGATATGATGTCCAATAAAGCTCGATTCCGCTCCGTCATCGTAATGCAATGA
- a CDS encoding Lrp/AsnC family transcriptional regulator — protein MDRTDKKILDILQSNCQINNQELADMVALSPSPCLRRVKLLEDNGYIKKKVALLEPEKLGLKLSVIVLVGLNSHQPAVMSQFEEAVRFLPEVVQCYLITGQSADYVLKVIVPDLNAYQSFLLDKLTRINGVTSVQSSFILRTICETTTLPLDHLD, from the coding sequence ATGGATCGTACTGATAAAAAAATATTAGATATCCTGCAGTCGAATTGTCAAATTAACAATCAAGAGCTTGCCGATATGGTAGCGTTATCCCCCTCTCCTTGCCTTCGTCGCGTCAAATTATTAGAAGATAATGGTTATATTAAGAAAAAGGTTGCTCTTCTTGAGCCCGAAAAATTGGGTTTAAAGTTATCTGTGATTGTGTTAGTTGGATTAAATAGCCACCAACCCGCAGTCATGAGTCAATTTGAGGAAGCAGTTCGTTTTCTACCGGAAGTAGTACAGTGTTATTTAATAACCGGCCAATCTGCAGATTACGTTTTAAAAGTAATCGTACCGGATCTCAACGCATACCAATCGTTCTTATTAGATAAATTGACACGTATCAATGGGGTGACGAGTGTACAATCAAGCTTTATATTAAGAACTATTTGTGAAACAACCACACTTCCACTCGATCATCTCGATTAA
- a CDS encoding ATP-binding protein: MDSEKIKELYKIINQKDEEIQKLTRSLEDEKLKFKNELQAVHDYYENIIALMPGHVYWLDKNNVFLGCNDLQAKSARLQSRKEIVGKTNYDMPWRDQAEELNKVNTLVMETGIPHTAEEYAIMANGMGIYYSQKVPLRNQKNETVGVLGISLDITERKKMEVALRRAKENAEVANQAKTEFIENMSHDIHTPLSGIVGMSRLLEEKAEDPERKQYARWIHESGEQLLDLLNGVMEVVAADNLRESDVHEELFELRKSINDIAYLVQPSLEMKKIQLNIEIDDTAPNSFITDGTKLHRVLLNLVGNAIRFTDAGIVTIKVETLTHENSYAQLRFSVIDTGIGIPHELKDKIFDRFFRAMPSYKSQHGGYGVGLHVAQKYLSLLGGEIHLESEVGKGSSFYFNLTMKIGYNEINNLTYNETKSPQNQSASDTPLILLVEDNIISLHMIENVVEQAGYPFYSAIDGEHALELLETNNFDLIITDIGISGISGRNLVQCVRDREQRDKKTPLPIIGLTTSGETGNNPACAEMKKVLTKPIHLKMLQEVVNGLNLVTSKEGK; this comes from the coding sequence ATGGATTCAGAAAAAATAAAAGAATTGTACAAAATTATTAATCAAAAAGACGAAGAAATTCAGAAGTTAACTCGTTCTCTCGAAGATGAAAAACTGAAATTCAAAAATGAATTACAAGCGGTTCACGATTATTATGAAAATATAATTGCATTAATGCCTGGACATGTTTATTGGCTTGATAAAAATAATGTTTTTTTAGGTTGTAATGATCTCCAGGCCAAAAGCGCTCGTTTACAATCCAGGAAAGAAATTGTTGGAAAAACCAATTATGATATGCCATGGAGAGATCAGGCGGAAGAATTGAATAAAGTCAACACCTTAGTTATGGAAACGGGCATACCTCACACCGCAGAAGAATATGCAATTATGGCAAATGGAATGGGCATTTATTATTCCCAAAAAGTTCCTTTACGGAACCAAAAGAATGAGACTGTGGGGGTTTTGGGTATTTCTCTGGACATCACGGAACGCAAAAAAATGGAAGTTGCCCTGCGTCGTGCCAAGGAAAACGCTGAGGTTGCAAATCAGGCGAAAACTGAATTTATTGAAAACATGAGTCATGATATCCATACCCCATTAAGCGGTATTGTTGGGATGTCACGGCTTTTAGAAGAGAAAGCAGAGGATCCTGAAAGAAAACAATATGCGCGTTGGATCCACGAAAGTGGAGAACAATTATTAGACTTATTAAATGGTGTAATGGAAGTTGTTGCGGCTGATAATCTCAGGGAAAGTGACGTCCACGAAGAATTATTTGAACTACGCAAAAGCATTAACGATATCGCATATCTTGTGCAACCCAGTCTGGAAATGAAAAAAATTCAGCTGAATATCGAAATTGATGATACAGCACCAAATAGTTTTATTACTGATGGAACAAAATTACATCGAGTTTTATTAAATTTAGTAGGAAATGCAATTAGGTTCACTGATGCAGGGATTGTTACCATTAAAGTTGAGACACTTACTCATGAAAATAGTTATGCCCAGCTGCGATTCAGTGTAATCGATACCGGAATTGGTATCCCCCATGAATTAAAGGATAAAATCTTTGACCGCTTCTTTCGAGCTATGCCTTCTTATAAAAGTCAGCACGGTGGTTATGGTGTGGGGCTTCATGTTGCCCAAAAATACTTAAGCCTACTCGGCGGAGAGATCCATTTAGAAAGCGAAGTAGGAAAAGGCTCTTCTTTTTATTTTAACCTCACAATGAAAATTGGATATAACGAGATCAATAACCTCACCTATAACGAAACAAAATCACCGCAGAATCAATCTGCATCGGATACCCCGCTTATTCTTCTCGTAGAAGATAACATCATCTCCCTACACATGATTGAAAATGTTGTTGAACAAGCAGGATATCCATTTTATTCGGCAATCGATGGCGAACATGCTTTAGAGTTGTTAGAAACGAACAACTTTGACTTAATAATAACGGATATAGGGATATCCGGTATTTCAGGTAGAAATCTAGTTCAGTGTGTTCGGGATAGGGAACAACGTGATAAAAAAACTCCTTTACCAATTATTGGATTAACTACTTCCGGTGAAACAGGAAATAATCCCGCGTGTGCAGAAATGAAGAAAGTATTAACCAAACCGATTCATTTAAAAATGCTTCAGGAAGTAGTTAATGGACTCAATTTAGTCACTTCAAAAGAAGGAAAATAA
- a CDS encoding MFS transporter — protein MSTSRVVAWFVWLIASIFYAYQYVLRVMPNIMMDDITSQFHIDATVFGQFSGVYYLGYSLMHLPIGIMLDRFGPRKVMTLCILLPVIGLLPLIFADHWMYPLIGRALIGIGSSAAILGTFKIIRMTFKEQHFSRMLSFSVMIGLIGAVYGGGPVSYMCHAVGYKMVVEVFIALGLVLACVTYFIVPDEKPTFHTSVLANIKTVFTNKKVILMCCFAGFMLGPLEGFSDVWGSGFLKQVYGLDASKANYLPSMIFIGMCFGSPVLSLIAEKSGYYLGTIIAAGITMCLIFTALVTGMLNVSSITMSFILVGMCCAYQILAIYKVSTYVPEHLAGLTTAIANMIIMIFGYAFHTIIGFVVNENGGIREAGAFVYGIGVIPVTLAMGVLGFLFLAYREKYSLPKLYPVESPS, from the coding sequence ATGTCTACATCAAGAGTTGTTGCCTGGTTTGTCTGGCTTATTGCGTCAATATTTTATGCATATCAATATGTTCTTAGGGTTATGCCCAATATTATGATGGATGATATTACTTCGCAATTCCATATTGATGCGACAGTATTTGGGCAATTTTCTGGGGTTTATTATCTTGGCTACTCTTTAATGCATTTGCCAATCGGTATTATGCTGGATCGTTTTGGGCCGAGAAAAGTAATGACTTTATGCATTTTGCTTCCAGTTATTGGCTTGTTGCCGCTTATCTTTGCGGATCATTGGATGTATCCACTTATAGGAAGAGCGCTTATTGGTATAGGGTCCTCCGCGGCAATTTTGGGAACATTTAAAATAATACGTATGACATTTAAAGAGCAGCACTTTTCTCGAATGCTTAGTTTTTCAGTAATGATCGGGCTTATAGGTGCTGTTTATGGTGGCGGTCCTGTTAGTTATATGTGTCATGCTGTGGGTTATAAAATGGTCGTTGAAGTATTTATTGCTCTTGGCCTCGTCCTTGCTTGTGTAACTTATTTTATTGTCCCTGATGAGAAACCAACTTTTCATACATCCGTTCTTGCTAACATCAAAACAGTTTTTACCAACAAAAAAGTAATTCTTATGTGCTGTTTTGCAGGGTTTATGTTAGGCCCTCTTGAAGGTTTTTCTGATGTCTGGGGCTCTGGTTTTTTAAAACAGGTATATGGTTTGGATGCCTCAAAAGCAAACTATTTACCTTCAATGATTTTTATAGGAATGTGTTTTGGCTCCCCAGTTTTAAGTTTGATTGCCGAAAAATCAGGATATTACCTAGGTACAATCATCGCAGCAGGAATAACGATGTGTCTAATTTTTACTGCGCTTGTTACAGGTATGTTAAATGTATCCAGTATCACGATGTCTTTTATATTGGTCGGAATGTGTTGTGCTTATCAGATTCTGGCTATTTATAAGGTGTCTACCTATGTTCCAGAGCATCTTGCTGGCCTCACTACGGCAATCGCGAATATGATAATCATGATTTTTGGTTATGCGTTCCACACGATTATAGGTTTTGTAGTCAATGAAAATGGGGGTATTCGTGAAGCAGGAGCCTTTGTTTATGGAATAGGGGTTATCCCTGTGACTCTGGCAATGGGTGTTCTCGGTTTTCTATTCCTTGCGTATCGAGAAAAATATTCCCTCCCAAAGCTCTATCCTGTAGAGTCTCCGAGTTAA
- a CDS encoding carbonic anhydrase — translation MLIKLMLGVRQFQDGSFKQMEGIFKQLSVGQSPEILFITCSDSRLLPNLLTQAKPGDLFVIRNVGNIIPPPHVPSSEAAGLMFALSELHSITDIIICGHSHCGAMKGLLTPGLNERLPEVASWLSHSHSVLKQMNASNDFHSEDFNLKVLQATKLNILTQMEHLQSYPLIAEKLKNKELTLHGWFYEFETGEVLVYESSLDDFVPLEKALSFAISTRRDKIIEHVAMNHLEPLANPQTAHEYRELMKLFLLLENNLLPIWQTIKEEVTKKVWAELGGLYSSMDDVHFRNMVEEGYQLKLRNLKDFQENISESMGYQNYMRKTMYHSFFAPIPKSTPEALGSFLNFNH, via the coding sequence ATGTTAATTAAATTGATGCTGGGGGTCCGTCAGTTCCAAGATGGATCTTTTAAACAAATGGAAGGCATTTTCAAACAATTGAGCGTAGGTCAAAGCCCTGAGATTTTATTCATCACTTGTTCTGATTCACGTTTATTACCCAATCTTTTAACGCAAGCAAAACCCGGTGATTTATTTGTCATTCGTAATGTAGGCAATATTATTCCCCCTCCCCATGTTCCATCGAGTGAAGCTGCCGGCCTCATGTTTGCTTTAAGTGAGCTTCATAGTATAACGGATATTATTATTTGTGGTCATTCACACTGCGGGGCAATGAAGGGTTTATTAACCCCCGGTCTCAATGAGCGTTTACCGGAAGTCGCCTCCTGGCTTTCTCATTCACATTCTGTCTTAAAACAAATGAATGCTTCTAATGATTTTCATTCGGAAGATTTCAATTTAAAAGTACTCCAGGCTACTAAGCTAAACATTCTGACTCAGATGGAACATTTACAATCCTATCCATTAATTGCCGAAAAATTAAAAAATAAAGAACTCACTCTTCATGGTTGGTTCTATGAATTTGAAACAGGTGAGGTTCTTGTTTATGAATCGAGTCTTGATGACTTTGTTCCACTTGAAAAAGCATTAAGCTTTGCCATCTCTACACGGAGGGATAAAATTATTGAACATGTAGCAATGAACCATTTAGAGCCCTTAGCTAACCCCCAGACAGCACATGAATACAGGGAGCTAATGAAATTATTTTTACTCCTTGAAAACAATTTATTACCTATTTGGCAAACAATAAAAGAAGAAGTTACTAAAAAAGTCTGGGCAGAATTAGGGGGATTATATTCCAGCATGGATGATGTCCATTTTAGGAATATGGTGGAAGAGGGTTATCAATTAAAACTTAGGAATTTGAAAGATTTTCAAGAAAACATCTCCGAATCCATGGGTTATCAGAATTATATGCGTAAAACTATGTATCATTCATTTTTTGCACCAATTCCTAAATCAACTCCAGAGGCGCTCGGCAGTTTTTTAAATTTTAATCACTAA
- a CDS encoding multicopper oxidase domain-containing protein produces MPRRDLKLIIVSFVLFLFPSFLLAQHEHHTNAPPSITLSTPNIPSKIKKDIRKKVIHGAMLPAVNKERTINLVIEYKMVNYAGKMRRAISVNNQIPAPTLHFKEGEHVRINVYNKLDQGSSIHWHGLLVPWQMDGVENISQKAIPPGGVFHYRFTLHQAGTYWYHAHADVQEQEGLYGAFLIAPKTPVPYSYTRDYVVVLSDWSNYPANQIFANLKKDGDYFSPNLPLQPSLAKFIHDYRRANVKERKALMNDYKMMQQMRMSIYDISDVAYDAFLLNGHPKTNPWKALVKVGDVVRLRFIGAGASTIFRVKIHDTTMKMMHVQGNDVKPFTLKSFDIAPGETYDVLVAIKKNTPHIIYAESIDTVGAAVGALVTSFNQAIDYKAIPPFPEPEPTTRQMMANMMMSGMNHDSMSSHARMKHGQTESKMQGMEKNRMPMDHSMNMSSMDMSSMDMSSMGHPLRNFSDIDKTSMGMEGEMAMDKPMSMPLESTIIGDAITPIDKKTSSKTLGTKYQDLKAAVKTNNPNRSVDGVIRMELFGYMDRFIWFINGLPEYRAKPILIEPGKRYRIIFTNNSMMRHPMHIHGHWFILRNGHGAYDPLLHTINVPPGATAVADFDTDASGQWFFHCHHLYHMMAGMARAFQYETILEVAKGLKKPEYEIAKTGYYNRPIVRVDELVPINKSLISHPAGHHARFYFASSLDIGEDPFNNVQRLTYLGLYGPDYNKLELFANDAELSEGEVENADIDIFYWHQISQFWAIKGGANYFNRPAVSPYWQPGIGVEGIMPYFIATNLRNYYYKGSAKFDLELSRDTQITNNFFLRLGVRSILATKTVDGAVGSGLNQMRYVIRPYYRLTPGLNLTVEFEREQAYGSYKTILNSLGQEASENTLTFGLSMLF; encoded by the coding sequence ATGCCAAGAAGAGATTTAAAATTAATCATTGTTTCATTTGTTCTATTTTTATTTCCTAGTTTTTTATTAGCACAACATGAACATCATACGAATGCACCACCCAGCATCACTTTATCAACCCCAAATATTCCCTCTAAGATAAAAAAAGACATAAGAAAAAAAGTAATTCATGGGGCTATGCTTCCCGCTGTCAATAAAGAGCGTACTATCAATTTAGTGATAGAGTATAAAATGGTGAACTATGCAGGGAAGATGAGACGCGCTATTTCTGTAAATAATCAAATTCCAGCACCGACACTTCATTTTAAGGAAGGAGAACACGTTAGGATCAACGTTTACAACAAATTAGATCAGGGATCATCAATTCACTGGCATGGGCTTCTTGTACCTTGGCAAATGGATGGAGTGGAAAATATTAGTCAAAAAGCGATCCCACCCGGCGGAGTGTTCCATTACCGCTTCACACTTCATCAAGCAGGGACCTACTGGTATCATGCCCATGCAGATGTGCAAGAACAAGAAGGACTTTATGGGGCGTTTCTCATTGCTCCAAAAACACCGGTTCCTTATTCTTATACTAGGGATTATGTGGTTGTTTTATCGGATTGGAGCAATTATCCCGCCAACCAAATTTTTGCTAATTTAAAGAAGGATGGGGATTATTTTTCACCAAACCTTCCCCTGCAGCCTTCCTTAGCTAAATTTATTCACGATTATCGTAGAGCTAATGTTAAGGAGCGCAAAGCCCTTATGAATGACTATAAAATGATGCAGCAAATGCGTATGAGCATTTATGACATCAGCGATGTAGCCTATGACGCGTTTTTATTGAATGGTCACCCTAAAACCAATCCCTGGAAGGCGCTGGTTAAGGTGGGCGATGTTGTTCGTCTTCGATTTATTGGTGCTGGTGCCAGTACCATTTTTCGGGTGAAAATTCATGATACAACAATGAAAATGATGCATGTGCAAGGCAATGATGTTAAGCCTTTTACGCTGAAAAGTTTTGATATTGCTCCTGGAGAAACATATGATGTTCTGGTCGCGATTAAAAAAAATACGCCTCATATTATTTATGCTGAATCTATTGATACTGTAGGAGCAGCGGTTGGCGCTTTAGTCACATCATTTAACCAAGCCATAGATTATAAAGCAATACCTCCTTTTCCCGAACCTGAGCCCACTACACGCCAAATGATGGCTAATATGATGATGTCAGGGATGAATCATGATTCGATGTCATCGCATGCCAGGATGAAGCATGGGCAAACAGAATCTAAGATGCAGGGAATGGAAAAAAATAGGATGCCGATGGACCATTCAATGAATATGTCATCTATGGATATGTCATCTATGGATATGTCATCTATGGGGCATCCGCTGAGGAACTTCTCTGACATTGATAAGACCTCAATGGGTATGGAAGGGGAGATGGCCATGGATAAACCCATGAGTATGCCTTTAGAGTCAACCATTATTGGAGATGCCATAACTCCTATAGATAAAAAAACATCTTCTAAGACACTAGGAACCAAATATCAAGATTTAAAAGCTGCTGTAAAAACCAATAACCCAAACCGAAGCGTGGATGGGGTTATTCGGATGGAATTATTTGGGTATATGGACCGTTTTATATGGTTTATTAATGGATTGCCTGAATACAGAGCCAAACCCATTTTAATTGAACCTGGGAAGCGTTATCGAATTATTTTTACCAATAATTCTATGATGCGCCATCCCATGCACATTCATGGTCACTGGTTTATACTGCGTAATGGCCATGGGGCTTATGACCCTTTATTACATACCATTAATGTTCCACCCGGCGCTACTGCGGTAGCAGACTTCGACACCGATGCGAGTGGTCAGTGGTTTTTTCATTGCCATCATCTCTATCATATGATGGCCGGAATGGCACGAGCTTTTCAATATGAAACGATTTTAGAAGTAGCAAAAGGACTTAAAAAGCCCGAATACGAAATTGCAAAGACTGGTTATTATAATAGACCGATTGTTAGAGTCGATGAACTCGTTCCAATAAACAAGTCTTTAATTTCTCATCCTGCAGGTCATCATGCACGATTTTATTTTGCTAGTTCACTTGATATTGGCGAAGATCCTTTCAATAATGTCCAACGGTTGACCTATCTTGGCTTATATGGGCCCGATTATAATAAGTTAGAGTTATTTGCCAATGATGCGGAACTTAGTGAAGGAGAGGTGGAAAATGCAGATATAGACATTTTTTACTGGCATCAAATCAGTCAATTTTGGGCAATAAAAGGCGGGGCAAATTATTTTAATCGACCGGCTGTTTCACCTTATTGGCAACCAGGTATTGGTGTAGAAGGGATTATGCCTTATTTTATTGCGACCAATCTACGTAACTATTACTACAAGGGAAGTGCTAAATTCGATTTGGAATTATCTAGAGATACACAAATAACGAATAATTTCTTTTTGCGTTTAGGTGTCCGTAGTATTCTAGCCACTAAAACGGTAGATGGAGCAGTTGGAAGCGGATTAAATCAAATGCGCTATGTGATCAGACCTTATTATCGCTTAACCCCAGGTTTAAATCTTACCGTTGAATTTGAGCGTGAGCAAGCCTATGGTTCTTATAAAACGATTCTTAACAGTTTAGGGCAGGAGGCCAGTGAAAATACGCTTACTTTTGGTTTATCCATGTTATTTTAA